The Chitinophagales bacterium genomic sequence TACCCTGGTAGAAGACAGGCAATGCGCCCCGATGCCGATCATGTATGGCCAGCCGGGAGACAACCAACCAAGAATGGAACTCAGGGAATGGATGTACTTCCCCGTGTTCATTCCTGATGCCAACCACCCGATCGTAAAAAACCTGGACGGGGTATTAGGAATGTATGTAAGTACCATAGATACACTAACCAACCCTGAGGTACATAAAACTGTATTATTACATTCTTCCAAATACAGCAGGAAGACCAGTGCTCCCGCACGTGTCAGCCTTAGCATGCTGCAGTACCCACTGGATGCAATGTTCAAAACACCGAAAACACCGCTACCTGTTGCCATACTTATGGAAGGGAAATTCCAGTCGCTGTTCCACAACAGGCTACACCCTAACTTTCTGAAGGTATTACAGGACTCCCTGAAACGTAACTTTATTCATGCCTGCGATACAGAGAACAGCATGATAGTGATCGCTGATGGCAACATGCTTGAGAACGACTTTTCGTCAAAAACAGGCCCTATGGAGATGGGCTTCTGGAAGTTTACCGACACAAGATTTGCCAATAAAACATTTGTACTAAACTGTATTGAATACCTGACAGACAATAGCGGACTGCTAAGCGCAAGGACAAAGGATACCAGGCTTCGCCTGCTGGATGCCAACAGGATAAAAACTGAAGGACAGAAATGGCAATTTGTCAATATAGGCCTACCGGTAATACTGGTGTTGATATTTGCTTCAGCCTACCTGTTCTTCCGAAAAAGGAAATATGAAAAACCGGCAAATAATCAAAAGTAAGAGAACAGGAAGATGCGTAAGACAATTATATACATAGCTATATTAGGCATATTGGGGTTCGGGGTATGGTATTTCTTATTTAAGGACAACAATATATTCGGTGAGAAAGAAGCAGGCTTCACGATAGTTGACACCAGTGACGTATATAAAATATTTCTTGCCGACCAAAGTGGACACACCATATCACTCCGGAGAGGTAATAACGGCTGGCTGGTGAATGATACCTACAAAGCCAGCAAACGCATGACAGACAATCTGCTATCTACCTTTCATGAGCAATTTGCAGCATATCCGGTACCGGAAAATGCGCATAACCATGTTATCAAATCACTTGCCGGAAGTGCAGTAAAAGCCCAGGTGTTCAACAAAAATGGTAAAATGATCAGCACATTTTATGTTGGAGGACAGGCTACGAACAATACAGGAACTTATATGCTGATGGAAGGCGCAAGACGTCCCTATGTTGTACAATTACCCGCATATACAGGTTACCTTACTCCCAGGTATAGTGTCAACCTGAAAGAGTGGAGAGATAGAACGGCAATAAATATTGCACCCGAAAGCCTAAGGTCTGTAGAAATAAAATACCTCACTGAATCAGAATACCTGAACAGTTTCAGCATGACACGCAGCACTGATGGCACATTTACAGTACAACTGCACCCGGAACTAAGCATACGAGGTGAACAGAATAAAAAAAGAATGTCTGCATATTCAGGATTTTTTCAACAAGTTGGTTTTGAAGGATTCCTTGCCGGTGTTACCGGTCTTGACTCTATAATTGCTTCGGCCACGAAACGCTGCGAGATATCTGTTGAAGATATGAACGGGCAGGACACCAAAATAGATGTGTACTGGATGCCGGTGAATAAACGCAGCAAGAACCTGGCTACATCCAGCCCCGGCACACCCGACGAATATGATGCTGACCGCTTTTACGGCGTGATCAATGACTACAAAGATACAGTCATTTTGCAGTCGCAGACCTTTGATAAGATACTCCGTAAAGGGTATGAATTCTACGAAGATGATCAGGAGTAGGGGTTGTGAATGCCTAACAATATTAATGCCGTAATAATTTTATTAACGGTACGAAATCAGTAATTTACTGTCCCTGACACCAGACAATAGCCGTAACATGCTCAAAACAATACCCGCAACGGAACAAAAAAAAGATATACAAACAGTATGCTTGTGGGCGCAAGGTACATGGTTGCAACAATGTGGCAACAATAACATAGAGGAATTGTGTATAGATAGCCGCAAGATAGCACATCCTGAAACAGCACTTTTTATTGCCATAACCACCCGCCACCGTGACGGGCATTCATTCATAGGCAGCGCATACGACAAAGGAGTAAGAAACTTCCTGGTAACAACCGATGTAGATACCGGCGCATACCCTGATGCCAATTTTATCAAAGTAAAAGATACTGTCGCTGCCCTGCAACAAATAGCAACGGCCAATCGTAAACGATATGACATTCCCTGCATAGGTATTACAGGCAGTAACGGCAAAACCATCATTAAAGAGTGGTTATACCAGTTATTGTCTGCCGATTATAATACGGTGCGTAGCCCCAAAAGCTATAATTCACAGATAGGCGTGCCTATGTCTGTATGGATGATGGACAAACAACACCAACTGGCCATTTTCGAGGCAGGCATCTCCCAACCGGGGGAAATGGAAAAGCTGGAACGTATCATACATCCTACCATCGGAGTATTTACCAACATTGGCGAGGCGCATAGCGAAGGTTTCCTGAACAACAGGCAGAAAATAAAAGAAAAACTGCTGCTGTTCCGCTATGCCAAACACCTGGTATATTGCAAAGATCACCAAGAGCTGAATCAAAGCATTGTAGAATACCTGCACCAGGTAAGGAATGAAGATGAAAAAGACAATATTCAGCCTTTTAAATGGTCATACAAAAACGATGCTGACCTGCACATAATAGCTGTGAACAAGGATAATGGCTCAACAACTATTGAAGCCCGCTATAATAGTACTGACATATCTATAACTATCCCCTTTTCAGATCCTGCATCTATTGAGAATGCAATTCATTGCTGGTGCGTATTGCTGCTCATGAGGGTTCCACAGGAAAAGATAACTGAACGTATGCTACACCTTGCCCCGGTAAGTATGCGCCTGGAGCTGAAACATGGCATTAATGATTGCACCTTCATCAACGATACATATAATTCTGACCTTACTTCACTACTTATTGCACTTGAATACCTGGAACAACAACGCCAGCACCAGCATCATACTGTGATACTATCTGACATGCTGCAGATAGCACGCCCTGACGGGGAGCTTTATGAAGAAGTGGCCGACATACTGGGTAGCAAACATATTCAGAGGTTCATAGGTATAGGACCTGCATTGTATAAAAACAAAGCCCCTTTCCGTAAGCATAAAAGGATGAGGAGCATCTTTTTTAAATCAACGGATGATTTTCTGAAGAACTTCCACCTGATAACTTTCAACAACGAGGCTATACTCCTGAAAGGTGCCCGTATGTTCAAATTCGAACGGATAAGTACCTTGCTGGAGCAAAAGATACACCAGACGGTCATGTCCATCAACCTGTCGTCGCTGACACACAACCTGAATGTGTTCAGGCGCAGGCTGAAGCCGGGCGTAAAAACCATGGCAATGGTCAAAGCCTTCTCTTATGGCAGTGGCAGTTACGAGATAGCCCACAGGCTGCAATATGCCGGCGTTGATTACCTGGCTGTTGCTTATACAGATGAAGGTATCGCACTGCGCAAAGGAGGTATCACCATGCCCATTATGGTGATGAGCCCGGACACCCAGACTTTCGACAGGATGATAGCCTGGAAGCTGGAACCTGAAATATTCAACATGCGCTCATTGCAGGCGTTCCTGCAAATAGCGCAGACATTACATATCGAACAATACCCGGTACATATCAAACTGGATACGGGTATGCACCGCCTGGGCTTCAATCCTGATGAGATAGGCGAGCTGACCAACACTATCAAGGACAGTGAACTGCTGAAAGTGGTGAGCATATTCAGCCACCTTGCTGCCAGTGAGGACCCCAAGGAAGACAACTTCACCCGTGGGCAGGCAGAAAAATTTGAGGCCATGTGTGCCGAGATAAACAAAGCACTCACTTACAAGCCTGTCCGCCATATATGCAACTCGGCTGCCATAGCCCGCCATCCTGAAATGCACTACGAAATGGTGCGCCTGGGCCTGGGCCTGTATGGCATAGACAGCAGCGGCGACCTGCAAAAAGAGCTGCAACAGATAGGCACTTTAAGAACCACCATTGCCCAGATAAGAACCGTACCGGCCGGCGAAGGTATTAGCTATGGCCATACTGACGCTGCTGATTGGGAAAGACGCATTGCTACAATTAGCATCGGTTATGCTGACGGTTACCCACGTGCCATGAGCAATGGCGAAAGCTATGTACTGATACATGGCAAAAAAGCCAAAATAACAGGCAAGGTGTGTATGGACATGTGCATGGTAGATGTAACCAGTATGCCCGAAGCCCGGGAAGGTGACGATGTCATAATCTTTAACGATGAGCTATCTGTAACACAACTTGCAGCATGGGCAGGTACTATTACCTACGAACTGATGACCGGCATCTCTCAACGTGTAAAACGCGTATACGAGAACGAGATCTAAATTCCTTATAAAAAGAGCTAACACAAATATTTAAAGGCTGTCCGGCAATCGGACAGCCTTTATTTTCAACTATTCTTTTATCATCGCAACACTCCTGTTCAGGAAGTTGGTCAGGTCTTCGCCTTTGAGCATATCCTGCGAGAGGAGTGCCAGGTCGAAGGCATGACGGGCGATGCGTATCTTATCTTCTTCGGTCGCAGCCTTGAGAATCCGGCTGATGAGCTCGTGGTTGCCATTAACAGCTACCTTGTAGTTCTCAGGCATTGCGCCAAACATAGCCATACCGTTCATCTCGGCCATCTCCTTCATACGGCGGCTCATCTCGTCCATAGTCACGGTAACAGGCAGTTCATCGGTACTGATACTTTCTACCTCTACCTGCATGTTCGGTTTATTTACCGCTTTTTCAAATATCTCTTTCACCTGCTTGCTCTCCTCTTCCGTCAGCACATGCTCAATGGCATCTGTTTTTTTGATGAGGTTGTCCATCACGTCAGAGTCCACACGCTTCAGGGATGTCTTTTCCAGCTTATAATCCAGGTAACTTACGTAGTGTTTGTCTATCGGAGAGTCCATGAGCAATACATCATAACCACGTTTCTCAGCACCCTGTATGTAGAAGTTTTGCTTCTCAGGATCAGTAGCGTATAAGTACACCAGTTGGCCGTCTTTATCTGTCTGCGCCGCTTCTACTTTTGTTTTGTATTCATCCAGCGTGTAGAACTCTCCTTTGCTGTTCTTCAGCAGTGCAAAGTCTTTTGCTTTTTCGTAGAACTTCTCATCGGTCACCATTCCGTATTTCACGAACAGGCCGATGTCGTTCCATTTTTCTTCGTACACCTTGCGGTCTTTTTTGAAGAGCTCGCTCAGCTTGTCTGCCACTTTTTTAGTGATATAGCTGTTGATCTTCTTCACATTGCTATCCGCCTGCAGGAAGCTGCGCGAAACGTTCAGCGGGATGTCCGGAGAATCGATAACGCCATGCAACAGCATCAGGAATTCGGGAACTATCTCTTTCACCTCGTCGGTAATGAATACCTGGCGGGAGTATAATTTTATCTTGTTACGTTGTATCTCGAAGTCTTTCTTCAGCTTAGGGAAGTACAGCACACCTGTCAGGTTGAACGGATAATCCACGTTGAGGTGTATCCAGAAAAGCGGGTCTTCCGTCATCGGGTACAGTTCCCTGTAAAACTCCAGGTAATCTTCGTCCTTCAGTTCAGAAGGCGCTTTGGTCCATATCGGCGTGGTATTGTTGATGATATGGTCTACCTCAACCGGTTTGGTCTTTGGCTTACCCTCTTCATCCTCACCATCCGGCTCCTGTATGGTATCGGTACCAAACTTAACAGGCACCGGCAGGAAACGGCAATATTTCTCTAATATCTCTTTCAGCTTGTATTCGTCGAGGAACTCTTTAGAATCCTCGTTGATATGCAGGATGATATCCGTACCCACCATAACGCGCTCACCTTCTGAAATTTCGAAGCTGGTGCTACCGTCACACTCCCAGCGCGCTGGCTGTGCGTCCTGCTGATAAGAGCGTGTCTGTATCTCCACTTTATCGGCCACCATAAAGGCTGAATAAAAGCCCAGGCCAAACTTGCCTATTATCTCGTTAGCATCTTTTGCATCCTTGAATTTCTCAACAAACTCAGTGGCGCCCGAGAAGGCTATCTGGTTGATGTATTTTTTTATCTCCTCAGCCGTCATACCGATACCGTTGTCGGATATGGTAATGGTCTTAGCCGCTTCGTCCAGTTTTACTTCAACAAGCGCGGGCGGCAGTTCTCCTTTGAACTCGCCCAGCGATGCCAGCCTTTTCAGCTTTTGGGTAGCGTCCGTAGCGTTAGACACCAGCTCCCTGAGGAATATCTCGTTGTCTGAATAGAGGAACTTCTTGATAATGGGGAATATATTTTCCGTATGTATGGAAATCGTACCTTTTTCTTGCATAGTGTTCATGTATTTTATCTCTGATACTATATTTATCAACTCACGTTCCAACCGGGGCAAAAATGCCATATTGACAGCGTAGGAGACATCATTCTGCCTGTCTTCTGCAATTCTGTGCGGCAGGTAAGCAGAGCTGGCAGGATGGCGACTTAACAGTTTACCGCTAAAACTGTTAAGTAAAGGGGAAAAGTGCTTTAACTGAAAGTTACTATGCGATATTACTAACTGATTGACTGTAAGTGCATTACGACACAAACTGTTAAGTATTGTTAAGTAAAATGGTAATCGTGCCGTACTTAACAATTGATGAAAAAGCCCCGCTATTTGCGGGGCTGAATATTGTGCTATATGATGATATTGGTGCCGGGGGTACATGGTTTTTGATCTTATTTAATAAAACAAATTTACATAATTATATTTAATTTATCAAATATTATTTATCATGAACTATGATTATTGTGATTGTTTCATGGGCTATGATATTTTCGGACATACCCGTATGCTGTTCAAAAGCACCTTTATCTATGGAATTATTACTCCCCGATAAGTGATGGCTTATACTTATGAATGTGACGTACTTTTTTTGAATTCGTATCATTGGCCCAAACATAGAATACAGAGTCTGACAAACACGTCAAACCGGGGAACAGCTTTTCAATTTCCTCGTTTAACAAGTCATTTTCTTGTTCTAACAGTCCTGAATTAGTTATTGGAATATCTGTAATACATGAAACAACCGGGTAAATATTGCCTTGACTGATTGTAGCCTTTAACCCAACAATACTAGTATTATTCGGGCTTGCCATTACCTGTTTAGGAAGAGTATATTTCGCCTCCATACGTTTGGTCACAATTTGCATAAAATCATTAAAATCAGGTATTACATCATACATTAAGGCACCATTGGACGGATCTAATAATATCTTACCAGCCTGCATATACAAATACGCCTGCATTAAACTATCCTCATTTAATTTTGCATTTGCCAGCTTGAATATATCAGGTCCTAACATCCCTTTGAATAAAATATACTCGAGATTAAAAATATTTAGCTCCCAATTGCCATTATTGGTTGCTTCAAACACCATACTAACCAATACCCTACCCTTCCCACTTTTATCCGGTATGGTCATTAGACATACATAAGTATTCTGACTTTGAGGACGGAGATAGTACGTGTATCCAAATGAGTTGATTGCTTCTTTAAATTGAACCGGCATTCCGGGTTTACCATGTGTCACATGCGCTTCTAACATTTTAAATATAGCTCCGTAATTCTCAAAAAGTCTATCTTCAAACTTACCTTCACCTGATGATATATTCCCCTTTAAGCTTGTGCTTGAAAACTTTGATATGCCTGCCCAATTATCGCTTTGTAGACTATTTATTATTTTTTTTGTCAGCTCATCTATCTCAGACCTGACATCCTGATTGATCTTATCGTTCAATGTAATTTCAATGTTATCAACATTACAACCGACAAAGGTCATTGTTATCAACAACAGCAATAAGCATTTATTTAAATTCAACATGATTTCCTTATAAGTAAAAGAGTAAACGAACAACTATCCAACTTTAATCGACATTGTCACAAAAGCAAAAATGCGTATTGTAATTTAGCTAAAACAATGACCAAAAAAGGAACTATGAATTGTGTGATTGTTTGATAGGCTATGATACTTTTTAGACATGTGGAGGTTTAACGTTGCAAAACACATTGTGGTGGATAAGAATTGTCATGATGTGCGAGCGTGGCGATACAATCGCCATACCAATGCATCCTCGTTGCAAACCACGACAAGTGAGGGGGAAACAATAAATATTCGAATAATTCTTTTCCTTAAATTAACCTTTGCATGACTTGTGTTAGTATTTTAGTGAATACTTTGGTCGAAACTTAAATTCACGACCGAAGAATATATTTAATCAAAAACACAGCCCAATGCTAACCGTGATATATCGTTCCGTTTTCACCCTTGTATGTGTCTGCATAATGCAAACAGTATCTGCTCAAAAGTTCTATGTAAATACCGGCAAAGTAGGGTTGCAACCGGAGCCAGGTAAAACCTATTTATTGGATATTGATACATGCAATGTAATCAGTGATACAACGAATTACACAATATACTCTTGTGTGCCTACCAGTATTGATAGTGTGTACAATGACATTGCTATCGATAAACAAGGTAACATCTGGTATGTAACAGAAGGAGGACACCTTTATAAAAGGAAACTAAACGACACAACATCATGTCAGTTCTTAGGTGATTTTACAACAAAACAGATTGCCGGGTTAGTTGCCGACACGGCAGGGAATATTTATGCTGCG encodes the following:
- a CDS encoding DUF4340 domain-containing protein yields the protein MRKTIIYIAILGILGFGVWYFLFKDNNIFGEKEAGFTIVDTSDVYKIFLADQSGHTISLRRGNNGWLVNDTYKASKRMTDNLLSTFHEQFAAYPVPENAHNHVIKSLAGSAVKAQVFNKNGKMISTFYVGGQATNNTGTYMLMEGARRPYVVQLPAYTGYLTPRYSVNLKEWRDRTAINIAPESLRSVEIKYLTESEYLNSFSMTRSTDGTFTVQLHPELSIRGEQNKKRMSAYSGFFQQVGFEGFLAGVTGLDSIIASATKRCEISVEDMNGQDTKIDVYWMPVNKRSKNLATSSPGTPDEYDADRFYGVINDYKDTVILQSQTFDKILRKGYEFYEDDQE
- a CDS encoding bifunctional UDP-N-acetylmuramoyl-tripeptide:D-alanyl-D-alanine ligase/alanine racemase, yielding MLKTIPATEQKKDIQTVCLWAQGTWLQQCGNNNIEELCIDSRKIAHPETALFIAITTRHRDGHSFIGSAYDKGVRNFLVTTDVDTGAYPDANFIKVKDTVAALQQIATANRKRYDIPCIGITGSNGKTIIKEWLYQLLSADYNTVRSPKSYNSQIGVPMSVWMMDKQHQLAIFEAGISQPGEMEKLERIIHPTIGVFTNIGEAHSEGFLNNRQKIKEKLLLFRYAKHLVYCKDHQELNQSIVEYLHQVRNEDEKDNIQPFKWSYKNDADLHIIAVNKDNGSTTIEARYNSTDISITIPFSDPASIENAIHCWCVLLLMRVPQEKITERMLHLAPVSMRLELKHGINDCTFINDTYNSDLTSLLIALEYLEQQRQHQHHTVILSDMLQIARPDGELYEEVADILGSKHIQRFIGIGPALYKNKAPFRKHKRMRSIFFKSTDDFLKNFHLITFNNEAILLKGARMFKFERISTLLEQKIHQTVMSINLSSLTHNLNVFRRRLKPGVKTMAMVKAFSYGSGSYEIAHRLQYAGVDYLAVAYTDEGIALRKGGITMPIMVMSPDTQTFDRMIAWKLEPEIFNMRSLQAFLQIAQTLHIEQYPVHIKLDTGMHRLGFNPDEIGELTNTIKDSELLKVVSIFSHLAASEDPKEDNFTRGQAEKFEAMCAEINKALTYKPVRHICNSAAIARHPEMHYEMVRLGLGLYGIDSSGDLQKELQQIGTLRTTIAQIRTVPAGEGISYGHTDAADWERRIATISIGYADGYPRAMSNGESYVLIHGKKAKITGKVCMDMCMVDVTSMPEAREGDDVIIFNDELSVTQLAAWAGTITYELMTGISQRVKRVYENEI
- the htpG gene encoding molecular chaperone HtpG; the encoded protein is MQEKGTISIHTENIFPIIKKFLYSDNEIFLRELVSNATDATQKLKRLASLGEFKGELPPALVEVKLDEAAKTITISDNGIGMTAEEIKKYINQIAFSGATEFVEKFKDAKDANEIIGKFGLGFYSAFMVADKVEIQTRSYQQDAQPARWECDGSTSFEISEGERVMVGTDIILHINEDSKEFLDEYKLKEILEKYCRFLPVPVKFGTDTIQEPDGEDEEGKPKTKPVEVDHIINNTTPIWTKAPSELKDEDYLEFYRELYPMTEDPLFWIHLNVDYPFNLTGVLYFPKLKKDFEIQRNKIKLYSRQVFITDEVKEIVPEFLMLLHGVIDSPDIPLNVSRSFLQADSNVKKINSYITKKVADKLSELFKKDRKVYEEKWNDIGLFVKYGMVTDEKFYEKAKDFALLKNSKGEFYTLDEYKTKVEAAQTDKDGQLVYLYATDPEKQNFYIQGAEKRGYDVLLMDSPIDKHYVSYLDYKLEKTSLKRVDSDVMDNLIKKTDAIEHVLTEEESKQVKEIFEKAVNKPNMQVEVESISTDELPVTVTMDEMSRRMKEMAEMNGMAMFGAMPENYKVAVNGNHELISRILKAATEEDKIRIARHAFDLALLSQDMLKGEDLTNFLNRSVAMIKE